From a single Chlamydia muridarum str. Nigg genomic region:
- a CDS encoding RNA polymerase sigma factor, with protein sequence MRMDTLDSQAADAAQEEEIQRKLEELVTLAKDQGFITYEEINEILPPSFDSPEQIDQVLIFLAGMDVQVLNQADVERQKERKKEAKELEGLAKRSEGTPDDPVRMYLKEMGTVPLLTREEEVEISKRIEKAQVQIERIILRFRYSTKEAVSIAQYLINGKERFDKIVSEKEVEDKTHFLNLLPKLISLLKEEDSYLEERLLALKDPALSKQDQAKLNDELEKCRIRTQAYLRCFHCRHNVTEDFGEVVFKAYDSFLQLEQQINDLKVRAERNKFAAAKLAAARRKLYKREVAAGRTLEEFKKDVRMLQRWMDKSQEAKKEMVESNLRLVISIAKKYTNRGLSFLDLIQEGNMGLMKAVEKFEYRRGYKFSTYATWWIRQAVTRAIADQARTIRIPVHMIETINKVLRGAKKLMMETGKEPTPEELGEELGFTPDRVREIYKIAQHPISLQAEVGDSGESSFGDFLEDTAVESPAEATGYSMLKDKMKEVLKTLTDRERFVLIHRFGLLDGRPKTLEEVGSAFNVTRERIRQIEAKALRKMRHPIRSKQLRAFLDLLEEEKTGSGKIKSYKN encoded by the coding sequence ATGCGCATGGATACGCTAGATAGTCAAGCTGCTGATGCAGCCCAAGAAGAAGAAATCCAAAGAAAGTTAGAAGAGCTAGTCACTCTTGCTAAGGATCAAGGGTTCATCACGTATGAAGAAATTAATGAAATTCTTCCCCCTTCTTTCGATTCGCCAGAACAGATAGATCAAGTTTTAATTTTTCTGGCGGGGATGGACGTTCAAGTCTTAAACCAAGCAGACGTAGAGCGGCAGAAAGAAAGAAAAAAAGAAGCTAAAGAGCTAGAAGGGTTGGCTAAGCGTTCTGAGGGAACGCCTGATGATCCAGTGCGTATGTATCTGAAGGAAATGGGTACAGTTCCTCTTCTTACAAGAGAAGAGGAGGTGGAGATTTCTAAAAGGATAGAAAAAGCTCAGGTACAAATAGAAAGAATTATTTTACGCTTTCGTTATTCGACTAAAGAAGCGGTTTCTATTGCGCAATACTTAATTAATGGTAAGGAACGATTTGATAAGATCGTTTCCGAAAAAGAGGTGGAAGATAAGACACATTTTCTTAATCTTTTGCCGAAGTTAATCTCTTTGCTGAAAGAAGAGGACTCTTACTTAGAAGAGCGGCTTTTGGCTTTGAAAGATCCGGCACTGTCCAAGCAAGATCAAGCAAAGTTGAACGATGAGCTTGAAAAATGCCGTATTCGAACACAAGCTTATCTGAGATGTTTTCATTGTCGTCACAATGTCACGGAAGATTTTGGAGAAGTTGTTTTTAAAGCTTATGACTCGTTCTTACAGTTGGAACAACAAATCAATGATTTAAAGGTTCGTGCTGAAAGAAATAAGTTTGCTGCAGCAAAACTAGCTGCAGCCCGACGCAAGCTTTACAAACGAGAAGTTGCAGCGGGACGTACTCTTGAAGAGTTTAAAAAAGATGTGCGGATGTTGCAGCGTTGGATGGATAAAAGCCAGGAAGCAAAGAAAGAGATGGTGGAATCCAACTTACGTTTGGTGATCTCTATCGCGAAAAAATATACCAACCGAGGGCTGTCTTTCTTGGATTTGATTCAAGAAGGAAATATGGGCTTAATGAAAGCTGTTGAAAAATTTGAGTATCGCCGGGGTTATAAATTTTCAACTTATGCCACTTGGTGGATTCGTCAGGCTGTGACGCGAGCTATTGCCGATCAGGCAAGAACCATTCGAATTCCTGTTCATATGATCGAGACCATTAATAAGGTGCTTCGTGGAGCCAAGAAATTAATGATGGAAACAGGAAAAGAGCCTACGCCCGAAGAACTCGGAGAGGAACTAGGTTTCACTCCAGACCGTGTTCGAGAAATTTATAAGATCGCTCAGCATCCGATTTCTTTACAGGCTGAGGTTGGAGATAGTGGAGAAAGCTCTTTTGGAGATTTCTTGGAAGATACAGCTGTTGAATCTCCGGCAGAGGCAACAGGCTACTCCATGTTGAAAGACAAAATGAAGGAAGTGCTAAAAACGCTTACTGATCGCGAACGTTTTGTTTTGATCCATCGGTTTGGCCTTTTAGATGGCCGTCCCAAAACTTTGGAAGAGGTAGGCTCCGCGTTCAACGTGACACGAGAGCGGATTCGACAAATCGAAGCCAAAGCTTTGCGAAAAATGCGTCATCCTATCCGTTCCAAACAGCTACGAGCATTCTTGGATTTATTGGAAGAAGAGAAGACTGGTTCGGGCAAGATTAAGAGTTATAAGAATTAA
- the rpsT gene encoding 30S ribosomal protein S20 yields MAPRKPSKKVGPQKRPSAEKRVITSKKKQLRNQSFKSRVKTTLKKFELAVQSGDVASISAGLSSVYSIADKAVKRGIFKKGKADRVKARASGRACPTA; encoded by the coding sequence ATGGCACCAAGAAAACCGAGCAAGAAAGTCGGACCTCAAAAACGCCCTTCTGCAGAGAAGCGAGTTATCACTTCTAAGAAAAAGCAATTGCGTAATCAAAGCTTCAAATCAAGAGTGAAAACTACATTGAAAAAATTTGAATTGGCTGTGCAATCAGGTGATGTGGCATCCATTTCGGCAGGGTTAAGTTCTGTTTACAGTATTGCAGATAAAGCTGTAAAACGAGGTATTTTTAAGAAAGGTAAAGCTGATCGAGTAAAAGCTCGCGCTTCTGGACGCGCTTGCCCTACAGCTTAA
- a CDS encoding CT620/CT621 family type III secretion system effector has protein sequence MSSYYLNFRPNTVSGEGLFKIKLTNPCSDFKNRAKPAIDIEELNSGLYILRRLSVALEAGYLGVGSVINPDNKIFPGGEGIVRRFQEGSVLSSRTISGNTVADIKQSTAKTLVTTISDGLNTLIEDIPELPMTQVGSISAALILMETYKSKPSLNETEQTTVFGNAYVPSDESIKAIIKKEMEQEIQEKKDLIITAQLTAQGASDQAIEESLRDYEEFYVSEYFNTHVKEDLWKYRATIGANIQEMLEKCSALGPDIPTSLTKDNVKEANAKSVLKAWMEAFSNVLEVEPALGGSQEIIEAVLKMIPYATKTTLTDEDIHKIYEQAALPSPEVMDYYLTKQEAGICKGAVVKAFQQATQNLQAVRADVKENIEELEIKKTSFQQAQASLESMLEGVKRLNDNKAFTSVRLASVMECYSGLMALSQMSNVLETNGKTLITEYVNRFLQLNNTNTAQTLAHVISYMAAYCEVAECTMATTFLNQTEVIPYVNNKFQELQQQPFCATLASPGVAELMKNYIDFTNGICKANFSNFVDNVITKDLDLSAAANQAQAMLGEFQKKAEEYLNTFQTEIDNLNKVYNELDPAKATFNVGIGNQETLHEKAVNNWIESTSLGSAFIHLVLNTQIPKQENFLNPLIQEVNFNNVAANAVNDLLSITNNFSTSSVYYNLSSYLVESKEGVDYFCGGFFEFLCAFAKEREYILRDINSCYRAQAFGNALLARIEAMAAGNKVTAAQANNMRTQTNLYLAFIRIIVEQLSVLDSLLRSLNYQPLQKDGNYDKDKYEIKGPTDWISTLASLEGYVVNGFDSASPSGGLGPMHTLVQTDQHDYLTQSQTQQLNLQNQMTNIQQEWTLVSTSLQVLNGILSHLAGEIYSG, from the coding sequence ATGTCTTCTTACTATTTAAATTTCCGTCCCAATACTGTATCTGGAGAAGGTTTATTTAAAATCAAACTGACAAATCCTTGTTCAGATTTTAAAAACCGAGCAAAACCAGCTATTGATATTGAGGAGTTGAACTCTGGACTTTATATACTTAGACGATTGTCTGTAGCTTTAGAAGCCGGGTATCTTGGTGTTGGTTCTGTCATTAACCCAGATAATAAAATTTTCCCTGGTGGAGAGGGGATTGTAAGAAGATTTCAGGAAGGCAGTGTTCTTTCTTCTAGAACGATTTCTGGTAACACGGTTGCCGATATTAAACAAAGTACAGCTAAGACGTTAGTCACTACAATTTCAGATGGGTTGAATACTTTGATAGAGGATATCCCTGAGCTTCCTATGACTCAGGTAGGGAGTATATCGGCAGCTCTCATTTTAATGGAGACTTATAAATCAAAACCTTCTCTGAATGAGACAGAGCAAACTACGGTTTTTGGTAATGCGTATGTTCCTTCTGATGAATCCATTAAAGCCATCATCAAAAAAGAAATGGAACAAGAAATCCAAGAGAAGAAAGATCTTATTATCACCGCACAGTTAACGGCACAAGGAGCTTCCGATCAAGCGATTGAAGAGTCGTTGAGGGATTATGAGGAATTCTATGTTTCTGAGTATTTTAATACACATGTGAAAGAAGATCTCTGGAAATATCGTGCAACTATTGGGGCAAATATTCAGGAGATGTTAGAAAAATGTTCGGCATTGGGTCCGGATATTCCAACATCTTTAACAAAAGATAATGTCAAAGAAGCTAATGCTAAGTCGGTACTGAAGGCATGGATGGAAGCCTTCAGCAATGTTTTGGAGGTCGAACCGGCCTTGGGGGGATCTCAAGAGATCATTGAAGCTGTGCTTAAAATGATCCCTTATGCAACAAAAACCACTTTAACCGACGAGGATATTCATAAGATTTATGAGCAAGCCGCTTTGCCCTCTCCAGAGGTGATGGATTATTATCTAACCAAGCAAGAGGCCGGGATCTGTAAAGGAGCGGTTGTTAAGGCGTTTCAGCAAGCTACGCAGAACCTACAAGCTGTGCGTGCTGATGTAAAGGAGAACATTGAAGAGTTAGAAATCAAAAAAACATCTTTCCAACAAGCACAGGCATCTTTAGAAAGTATGTTGGAAGGGGTTAAGCGTTTAAATGATAACAAAGCGTTTACGTCTGTAAGATTAGCATCTGTAATGGAGTGCTACTCTGGGCTTATGGCATTGTCGCAAATGTCTAATGTTTTAGAAACAAATGGAAAAACACTCATCACGGAATATGTAAATCGATTTTTACAGTTGAACAATACAAACACAGCACAAACTTTAGCACATGTAATATCTTACATGGCAGCGTATTGTGAGGTGGCTGAATGTACAATGGCGACTACGTTTTTAAATCAAACCGAGGTCATTCCATATGTAAACAACAAATTCCAAGAGCTTCAGCAACAGCCATTTTGTGCTACTTTGGCTTCTCCAGGCGTGGCGGAATTAATGAAGAATTATATCGATTTCACGAATGGAATTTGCAAAGCGAATTTCAGCAATTTCGTAGATAATGTGATTACGAAAGATTTAGATCTTTCTGCAGCAGCTAATCAGGCTCAGGCTATGCTTGGGGAGTTTCAGAAAAAAGCCGAAGAGTATCTCAACACATTTCAAACCGAGATAGATAATCTCAATAAAGTGTATAACGAGTTGGATCCGGCAAAGGCAACATTCAATGTTGGTATTGGAAATCAAGAGACTTTGCATGAGAAAGCTGTAAATAATTGGATCGAGTCTACAAGTTTAGGGTCTGCTTTTATCCATCTTGTTTTGAATACACAGATTCCTAAACAGGAAAATTTCTTGAATCCTTTGATTCAGGAAGTGAATTTTAATAACGTAGCTGCAAACGCTGTTAATGACCTTCTGTCGATTACAAATAACTTCTCAACATCCTCTGTGTACTATAATTTGTCCTCTTACCTTGTCGAGAGTAAAGAGGGGGTAGACTATTTTTGTGGAGGGTTCTTTGAGTTTCTTTGTGCTTTCGCTAAGGAGCGTGAGTATATCCTTAGGGACATCAATAGTTGTTATCGAGCTCAGGCTTTTGGAAACGCTTTGCTTGCAAGAATAGAGGCTATGGCTGCTGGTAATAAAGTGACTGCAGCTCAAGCGAATAACATGCGTACGCAGACAAACTTATACCTGGCTTTTATTCGGATTATTGTTGAACAGTTGTCAGTTTTAGACTCTTTGTTAAGAAGTCTAAATTATCAACCTCTGCAAAAAGATGGTAATTACGATAAAGATAAGTATGAGATTAAGGGGCCCACGGATTGGATTTCGACACTGGCTAGTTTGGAAGGTTACGTCGTTAATGGATTTGATAGCGCAAGTCCTTCAGGTGGTTTAGGGCCTATGCATACGCTAGTGCAAACAGATCAACATGATTATTTAACACAGAGCCAGACCCAACAATTGAATTTGCAAAATCAAATGACAAATATTCAACAGGAATGGACTTTAGTTTCCACCTCCTTGCAAGTTCTCAACGGGATTTTATCTCACTTGGCTGGGGAAATTTACTCTGGCTAA
- a CDS encoding CT620/CT621 family type III secretion system effector gives MSSMNTFNRINSISKDYMKIEDIFLSAPKNKTFFINHVMQFQKTEIERNAIHKVLSLLDNDVQAQYEQLVTSLSSNTLATTAQPTKDSSAITYDPPSSNPLYNAAKQAWAHNVLADFLNVVTEAKAKAATISQNETDLKALTNLSSVLTALVNKAKDGELSQENFETFYLLPDQIFSAIQSFPFEGNQKVLFSNQLLAAFGEDGSIEQIFADIRIEGLQDVLNIVQSKLSPEEFESFQELQTVIDTLREYVEPFDAEGFNTILQVSEALSVAIIKTSLPSNEKIELCRDIADFYKDQVLSIQHLDTVLNETIYINARHNSLFAEIASLVAFIMGSFAPVGLNATSIEVTNASIAGALQAVRAIDARFHELSPDQQQLVNETVAKLNDFHGGEYIGAVWAYFIAATTIASKNSVSPDEIKQVLTAQANTIASSFSLTQTLKTTINNIVAKNGQFETVVDGVDRQYTIFSSDSNNQAVLNPILLNFGSIGFLPNITEAANTHSETSARAFFRFKALAQTENAKLDATLQGSEDFLKKINQLRKDLFSYQLLAQSHEIRSLPLPAAVASVLIDRYMPKEIDYLTQMKSDLYYSNLGSSVGNAMIEAISQFVNGSTYFNFASFAGQQPMTGMHTDTFPGSQETAAAKLALEKQQTKLFIQYTNQALAVVQQQLARVKNDPVITNEQRLRILDALNSYADNLNSINGSLVLLQVYLNPLSVGVRDGNQGGGDTGKDPEGTFHVFGGQEQWQARLETLEDALVSGLPSNIINGGLFPVQATVQADQQAFADMGQNYQLEMQMHMTAMQQEWTVVATSLQILNQIYLGLSRKFAG, from the coding sequence ATGTCTTCTATGAACACATTTAATAGAATTAACTCTATTTCAAAAGACTACATGAAAATAGAAGATATTTTTCTTTCTGCACCCAAGAACAAAACGTTCTTCATCAATCATGTCATGCAGTTTCAAAAAACAGAAATAGAACGAAATGCTATTCATAAGGTTCTCTCTCTTTTAGACAATGACGTGCAGGCTCAATACGAGCAACTCGTAACTTCCCTATCCTCCAACACATTAGCTACAACTGCTCAACCAACAAAAGATTCATCTGCAATTACGTATGACCCTCCCTCTTCAAACCCTCTTTACAATGCCGCTAAGCAAGCTTGGGCGCACAATGTATTAGCTGATTTTCTGAATGTTGTAACTGAAGCAAAAGCAAAAGCCGCAACAATCTCACAAAATGAAACAGACTTAAAGGCTTTAACCAATCTATCTTCCGTATTAACTGCTCTTGTCAACAAAGCTAAAGATGGAGAGCTTTCTCAAGAAAACTTTGAAACTTTTTATCTTCTTCCCGACCAAATCTTTTCTGCTATTCAATCTTTCCCTTTTGAAGGGAATCAAAAAGTACTCTTTTCTAATCAGTTATTAGCTGCTTTTGGAGAAGATGGCTCTATAGAACAAATATTCGCAGATATACGAATCGAAGGGCTTCAAGATGTTTTAAATATCGTCCAATCAAAACTGTCTCCCGAAGAGTTCGAGTCCTTCCAAGAATTACAAACTGTGATAGATACTCTCCGAGAATATGTTGAACCTTTTGACGCAGAAGGATTCAATACCATTTTACAAGTTAGCGAAGCATTATCTGTGGCTATTATAAAAACCTCCCTCCCCAGCAACGAAAAAATAGAACTTTGCCGTGATATCGCTGATTTTTACAAGGATCAAGTTTTATCTATCCAGCACTTGGACACTGTATTAAATGAGACGATTTATATAAATGCGCGACACAACTCTCTTTTCGCTGAAATTGCCAGCCTTGTTGCATTTATTATGGGAAGTTTCGCTCCCGTTGGATTGAACGCAACTAGCATAGAAGTGACCAATGCTTCGATTGCAGGGGCTTTACAAGCTGTTCGCGCAATTGATGCTCGTTTTCATGAACTCTCTCCCGATCAACAACAATTAGTCAATGAAACCGTTGCAAAGCTCAATGATTTCCATGGAGGTGAGTATATTGGAGCTGTGTGGGCCTATTTCATAGCAGCAACCACCATCGCTTCTAAAAATTCAGTGTCACCGGATGAAATTAAACAAGTATTAACTGCTCAAGCAAATACGATTGCTTCTTCTTTTTCTCTGACTCAAACACTAAAAACTACGATTAATAATATTGTCGCTAAAAATGGCCAATTTGAAACTGTAGTCGATGGAGTAGATCGGCAATACACCATTTTCAGCAGCGATTCTAATAATCAAGCTGTTCTTAACCCAATTCTTCTCAACTTTGGATCTATAGGATTTTTACCTAATATCACCGAAGCAGCAAATACCCATTCAGAAACTTCTGCGCGCGCATTTTTTAGATTCAAAGCGTTAGCTCAAACAGAAAATGCAAAATTGGACGCTACTCTACAAGGTAGTGAAGACTTTTTAAAAAAAATCAACCAGCTAAGAAAAGATCTTTTTTCTTATCAACTGCTTGCACAATCACACGAAATACGCTCTCTTCCTCTCCCAGCGGCTGTGGCTTCAGTGTTAATAGATCGATACATGCCTAAAGAAATCGACTATTTAACACAGATGAAATCCGACCTATATTACAGCAACTTAGGGTCTAGTGTTGGGAACGCTATGATTGAAGCCATTTCTCAATTCGTAAACGGATCTACATATTTCAACTTTGCAAGCTTTGCTGGCCAACAACCAATGACAGGGATGCATACAGATACCTTCCCAGGATCGCAAGAAACTGCAGCAGCAAAACTTGCTTTAGAAAAACAACAAACCAAACTTTTTATACAATACACTAATCAAGCATTAGCGGTTGTACAACAACAGCTAGCTCGTGTCAAAAATGACCCTGTAATTACCAATGAGCAACGACTACGCATTCTGGATGCGTTAAATAGTTATGCCGATAACCTAAATTCCATCAACGGCTCTCTAGTCTTATTACAAGTCTATCTCAATCCATTAAGTGTGGGAGTACGTGATGGGAACCAGGGCGGAGGTGATACAGGAAAAGACCCTGAAGGAACTTTCCACGTATTTGGAGGTCAAGAGCAGTGGCAAGCGCGTTTAGAGACACTAGAAGATGCTCTTGTCTCAGGACTCCCTTCGAATATCATTAATGGAGGCTTGTTCCCAGTACAGGCAACTGTGCAAGCAGATCAACAAGCTTTTGCGGACATGGGCCAAAACTACCAACTAGAAATGCAAATGCATATGACTGCTATGCAGCAAGAATGGACTGTTGTTGCAACATCTCTGCAAATTCTTAATCAAATCTATCTCGGATTGTCCAGAAAATTTGCTGGATAA
- a CDS encoding CT620/CT621 family type III secretion system effector, producing the protein MNRINYTQGSLTDYNSALEAIAKKITQPSSSEKVISQVTQYEQLKIEQEVLKALLVSFDQKANQQYRSLLQRLEQFDLDRQTERSPQNSHIQEQPLSSTQAENQVVAVVNADSNTPAFTGIKQSWAVRLVQGMRELLEQILVEESLFTEEEKGDLLAVRMDAASLQDKKENLSSEDIRSLFLLSKDVVSVLQRASVSSTQKLTWMQSLSQVFGTEETLAQSFARMRLDNFQVILSAIKERLPADKFLAFQDIASEISSIQQSGKEFLSQEHIEAIARVGGHISSQIIESDLKASYKVDLCQRIAAMYQEQVDAVQAYHGLEQEALLVNSWQSSHFVQVIALVASLMQMLSPTSEEERILLNPAMMVSVLPTVQAIGFRFDSLTAEQQQMVNDALSSLHHQKMDEYLGVLWTHLLLVNCQNQETGVLEGVEESLEEALNGLSPTFILTAKMREIVQECAQNGHVTLTNGERYALFSYNEVGATICDELALGDSFHQVLGTILAVALSKAEVFEQERERFILAADMEKNVLHQHIAQREMKSQFLSKMQADLDAGKTFAQTKSVEASPLPSAVASVLIDHYMPKEVRFLKAISDRLYYGNMGSTIGNTVLETISPYVNSATYFGFANYIGQPPATGKTGPNIFAGSVDSAKEKLEEEKQQVDSFLEITANAKTVVNNQKTLVAADAGLSAEQKKKISDELTQYTSILDAISNALSSLKTNLAPLSIEAVSGVDGVFEVRNGLNGADGTNWRLVLQTLEDTVVSGEVGSPVNIGMFQMQALVHSNQQAYADMGQNFQLELQMHLTTMQQEWMVVATSLQLLNQIYLGLARSLIR; encoded by the coding sequence ATGAACCGTATTAATTATACACAAGGATCATTAACAGATTATAATAGCGCTCTTGAGGCTATAGCGAAAAAGATTACGCAACCAAGTTCTTCAGAGAAGGTAATATCTCAGGTTACTCAATATGAACAGCTCAAAATTGAGCAAGAAGTGCTAAAAGCTCTCCTAGTTTCTTTTGATCAAAAAGCAAACCAACAGTATCGAAGTCTTCTTCAACGATTAGAACAGTTTGACCTAGATAGACAGACAGAACGTTCTCCTCAAAATTCACATATTCAGGAACAACCGTTATCTTCCACACAAGCTGAGAATCAAGTTGTTGCTGTAGTGAATGCAGATTCGAATACGCCTGCTTTCACAGGTATTAAGCAATCTTGGGCAGTACGATTAGTTCAAGGAATGCGCGAGCTTTTGGAGCAGATTCTAGTAGAAGAATCGCTATTCACAGAGGAAGAAAAGGGAGATCTTCTTGCTGTCCGTATGGATGCAGCTTCTCTACAGGATAAGAAAGAAAACTTATCATCCGAAGATATTCGATCTCTGTTCTTGCTTTCGAAAGATGTGGTTAGTGTTTTACAAAGGGCTTCTGTGTCTAGTACACAGAAATTAACATGGATGCAATCTCTCTCTCAAGTTTTTGGAACAGAGGAGACTCTTGCTCAGTCTTTTGCTAGGATGCGTTTAGACAATTTTCAGGTAATTTTATCTGCGATTAAGGAGCGTTTACCAGCAGACAAGTTTTTGGCATTTCAAGATATTGCTTCTGAAATTTCTTCGATTCAGCAGTCAGGTAAAGAGTTTCTTAGTCAAGAACACATAGAAGCTATAGCTCGAGTTGGGGGGCATATTTCTTCTCAAATTATCGAGTCAGATCTGAAAGCAAGCTATAAGGTGGATCTTTGTCAACGAATAGCTGCTATGTACCAGGAGCAGGTAGATGCAGTTCAAGCATATCATGGTCTTGAGCAAGAAGCTTTATTAGTGAATTCTTGGCAAAGTAGTCACTTTGTACAGGTAATTGCTTTGGTTGCCTCTCTTATGCAAATGTTGTCTCCAACTAGTGAAGAGGAGCGCATTTTACTGAATCCTGCCATGATGGTAAGTGTTCTTCCTACTGTGCAAGCAATCGGCTTTCGTTTTGATTCCTTAACAGCAGAGCAGCAACAGATGGTAAATGATGCGCTTTCATCTCTGCATCATCAGAAAATGGATGAATATTTAGGAGTTTTGTGGACACACCTACTTCTTGTAAATTGTCAGAACCAAGAAACTGGGGTATTGGAAGGAGTAGAAGAAAGTTTGGAAGAAGCTTTGAATGGGCTTAGTCCAACTTTTATTCTAACTGCTAAAATGCGGGAAATTGTGCAGGAATGTGCTCAAAATGGGCATGTAACATTAACAAATGGGGAGCGGTACGCGCTATTTTCTTACAATGAAGTAGGCGCTACTATTTGTGATGAGTTGGCTTTAGGGGATAGTTTTCATCAAGTGTTAGGAACTATATTAGCAGTTGCGCTCTCTAAAGCAGAAGTGTTTGAGCAGGAAAGAGAAAGATTTATTCTTGCGGCTGATATGGAGAAAAATGTTCTTCATCAACATATTGCTCAGCGGGAGATGAAAAGTCAGTTTTTGTCCAAAATGCAGGCTGATTTAGATGCTGGTAAAACATTCGCACAAACCAAAAGTGTAGAAGCTTCTCCGCTCCCATCTGCTGTGGCTTCGGTGTTGATAGATCACTATATGCCCAAAGAGGTTCGTTTCTTAAAGGCTATATCGGATCGTTTATATTACGGAAATATGGGATCAACCATCGGGAATACAGTTTTAGAAACGATTAGTCCTTATGTCAATTCTGCCACTTATTTTGGTTTCGCTAACTATATTGGTCAGCCTCCTGCAACAGGTAAAACAGGGCCAAACATTTTCGCGGGATCTGTGGATAGTGCTAAGGAGAAATTAGAAGAAGAAAAACAACAAGTAGACTCGTTTTTAGAAATTACAGCTAATGCCAAAACAGTTGTCAATAATCAGAAAACCCTAGTTGCTGCGGATGCAGGTTTGTCGGCAGAGCAAAAGAAAAAAATTTCGGATGAGCTCACACAATATACTAGTATTCTAGATGCTATATCCAATGCTTTGTCATCTTTGAAAACGAATTTGGCTCCACTTTCGATAGAAGCTGTTTCTGGTGTAGATGGAGTTTTTGAAGTGAGAAACGGTTTGAATGGAGCAGATGGGACTAATTGGCGGTTAGTTTTACAGACTTTAGAGGATACTGTCGTGTCTGGAGAAGTTGGAAGCCCTGTTAACATTGGAATGTTCCAGATGCAAGCCTTGGTACATTCTAATCAACAAGCCTATGCAGATATGGGACAAAATTTTCAGTTGGAGTTGCAAATGCACCTCACTACCATGCAACAAGAATGGATGGTAGTAGCCACTTCTCTTCAGTTATTGAATCAAATTTACTTGGGATTAGCGCGTAGTTTAATCCGATAA